One Segatella copri genomic window carries:
- a CDS encoding transposase → MTIQRKINFTQMERYGTHCEQTYRTNFNRGRAKCIDWVKFNLALCRRYLNMDGLLAIAIDPSYISKSGKKTPHIGTFWSGCASSMKHGLEIMGLALVDVHANSCMMLRAHQTPSTGELKMRNMTLVQHYIAVIKRYKKDLLKVTDIVVADAFFSIRPFVDGIKECGFHLVSRFRDTASLYYVYTGPRSNKPGRPKTLDGKINYKKLDLTRMAELHIEGLEGTAYTLIAYSKALKQKVRLVIWVMPNGKHKLFFSTKTSMSGEEVLRTYRSRFQIEFCFRDAKQYTGLTHCQARHKNQLDFSYNASFASQNVAKVMMKENELPYSMASFKEIMASTYIAKLIFNKCRRIPNRKLISHTIKELFGWQRKAA, encoded by the coding sequence ATGACGATACAAAGAAAGATAAATTTCACTCAAATGGAGCGTTACGGCACCCATTGTGAGCAGACCTACAGAACGAACTTCAACCGTGGTCGTGCTAAATGCATAGACTGGGTGAAGTTCAACCTTGCCCTATGCCGACGTTACTTGAATATGGATGGTCTATTGGCTATAGCCATCGATCCGAGCTACATCAGCAAGTCGGGTAAGAAGACTCCGCATATCGGTACTTTCTGGTCCGGTTGTGCAAGTTCCATGAAGCATGGGCTTGAAATCATGGGGCTTGCACTTGTCGATGTCCATGCCAACAGTTGCATGATGCTGCGCGCCCATCAGACTCCATCTACTGGAGAATTGAAAATGCGTAACATGACTCTCGTGCAACATTACATAGCGGTCATCAAGCGTTATAAGAAGGATTTGTTGAAGGTCACCGATATTGTTGTCGCTGACGCTTTCTTCTCTATCCGTCCGTTTGTGGACGGAATCAAAGAGTGCGGTTTCCATCTTGTCAGCCGCTTCAGGGATACTGCGAGCCTATATTATGTGTATACGGGACCTCGTTCCAATAAGCCTGGACGTCCCAAGACACTTGACGGAAAAATCAACTACAAGAAACTTGACCTCACACGTATGGCAGAGTTGCATATTGAAGGACTTGAAGGCACAGCCTACACACTCATAGCCTATTCAAAGGCATTGAAGCAGAAAGTGCGCCTTGTCATTTGGGTTATGCCGAACGGAAAACACAAGCTTTTCTTCTCAACAAAGACATCCATGTCGGGTGAGGAAGTGTTGCGCACATACCGCTCAAGATTCCAAATAGAGTTTTGTTTTCGCGATGCAAAGCAATATACTGGTCTTACGCATTGCCAAGCAAGACACAAGAACCAGTTGGACTTTTCCTATAATGCATCATTCGCATCACAGAATGTTGCGAAAGTGATGATGAAGGAAAATGAATTGCCGTATTCCATGGCTTCTTTCAAGGAGATTATGGCAAGCACATACATCGCTAAATTAATTTTCAACAAGTGTCGGAGAATACCGAACCGAAAGTTAATTAGTCATACTATCAAAGAACTCTTTGGCTGGCAACGTAAAGCTGCTTAG
- a CDS encoding IS982 family transposase: protein MEITKDKITEIFCIIDEFCQEYDKEIARMSICEPDGRKHRNRKWTMSRSEIMTILICFHFNTFRNFKHYYLFYVKMHLCDLFPKQLSYNRFVELESRVAVEMMLFLQLFCFGRCTGISFIDSTCIPVCHNKRITRNKVFRGYAERGKSTMGWYFGFKLHLICNERGELLNFMLTKANVDDRNIDVFNRLSDNVFGKLFADKGYISQGLFERLFNDGIEIVTGLKCNMKNRLMPLYDKILLRKRSVIETINDELKNVAQLVHSRHRSVFNFVMNLLSVLAAYSFFEKKPSINIDYCIENVNGQLAVIK, encoded by the coding sequence ATGGAGATTACCAAGGACAAAATTACAGAAATTTTCTGTATTATCGATGAGTTTTGTCAAGAATATGATAAAGAAATTGCACGCATGTCCATTTGTGAGCCGGACGGGCGTAAGCACCGCAATCGTAAATGGACTATGAGTCGCTCGGAAATTATGACAATACTCATCTGTTTTCATTTCAACACTTTCCGCAACTTCAAGCATTATTACCTCTTCTATGTCAAGATGCACTTGTGCGACTTGTTCCCCAAGCAGCTCTCATATAACCGCTTTGTTGAACTCGAGTCCAGAGTCGCGGTTGAGATGATGCTGTTCCTCCAACTGTTTTGCTTTGGCAGATGCACGGGTATAAGTTTCATTGACAGCACATGCATTCCCGTATGCCACAACAAGCGCATAACAAGGAACAAGGTATTCCGTGGTTATGCAGAAAGAGGTAAGAGTACCATGGGATGGTATTTCGGTTTCAAGTTGCACCTGATATGTAATGAGAGAGGTGAACTGCTTAACTTTATGCTTACGAAAGCGAATGTTGACGACAGAAATATAGATGTGTTTAACAGATTGAGTGATAACGTGTTCGGAAAATTATTCGCAGACAAAGGATATATTTCACAGGGCTTGTTTGAGAGATTGTTTAACGACGGTATTGAAATTGTCACTGGCTTGAAATGCAATATGAAAAACAGGCTCATGCCATTGTATGACAAGATTCTGTTACGCAAAAGGTCTGTCATAGAAACCATCAATGACGAACTTAAGAATGTTGCACAACTTGTACATTCAAGACATCGTAGCGTGTTCAACTTTGTAATGAATCTCCTTTCTGTTTTGGCTGCGTATAGCTTCTTTGAAAAGAAACCGTCCATCAACATTGACTATTGCATAGAGAATGTTAACGGACAGCTCGCTGTTATAAAGTAA